In a genomic window of Halostella litorea:
- a CDS encoding twin-arginine translocase subunit TatC codes for MADEPEDGSGRETNDPDEPWDSPEQDVPDHTVPGADDPIERATPDAGAGGPSFDAADDVDATPPAHGGPETGTGVGEDVEEEWTQPPDDEELPLAAHIEEMVKRLGVVVVIAAVVTTVAFPFAEDFITTIWYHIHPGTVTTCPGQESCAPPHVYGPLELKLAELKLASLAGFVLALPVFVYETYLFMRPGLYPQERRYYLAAVPTSLVLALFGVAFAYFLVLPALFTYFLYYSQATADIAFALRDTFNLILMMMGMLALVFQIPLFIMLAIMMGITTRKWLADRRLYFWGAFLGIAFLFSPDPTGMAPILVASTMVILFEGTLFLLRWVGR; via the coding sequence ATGGCGGACGAGCCGGAGGACGGTTCTGGGCGGGAGACGAACGACCCCGACGAGCCGTGGGACTCCCCCGAGCAGGACGTGCCCGACCACACCGTGCCCGGCGCCGACGACCCGATCGAGCGGGCGACGCCGGACGCCGGGGCGGGCGGTCCCTCGTTCGACGCCGCCGACGACGTGGACGCCACGCCGCCGGCACACGGCGGCCCCGAGACGGGCACCGGCGTCGGCGAGGACGTCGAGGAAGAGTGGACCCAGCCGCCGGACGACGAGGAACTCCCGCTGGCCGCCCACATCGAGGAGATGGTCAAGCGGCTCGGGGTCGTCGTGGTCATCGCGGCCGTCGTCACCACCGTCGCCTTCCCCTTCGCCGAGGACTTCATCACGACCATCTGGTACCACATCCACCCGGGGACGGTGACGACCTGTCCCGGCCAGGAGTCGTGTGCGCCGCCCCACGTCTACGGGCCGCTGGAGCTGAAACTGGCGGAGCTGAAACTCGCCAGCCTCGCCGGCTTCGTCCTCGCGTTGCCCGTGTTCGTCTACGAGACGTACCTGTTCATGCGGCCCGGCCTCTACCCGCAGGAGCGCCGGTACTACCTCGCGGCGGTCCCGACGAGCCTCGTGCTGGCGCTTTTCGGCGTCGCGTTCGCGTACTTCCTCGTGCTGCCCGCGCTGTTTACCTACTTCCTCTACTACTCGCAGGCGACGGCCGACATCGCCTTCGCACTCCGGGACACGTTCAACCTGATCCTCATGATGATGGGGATGCTGGCGCTGGTCTTCCAGATCCCGCTTTTCATCATGCTCGCGATCATGATGGGGATCACCACCCGGAAGTGGCTCGCCGACCGCCGCCTCTACTTCTGGGGCGCGTTCCTCGGCATCGCCTTCCTCTTCAGCCCCGACCCGACCGGGATGGCCCCCATCCTCGTCGCGTCGACGATGGTGATCCTGTTCGAGGGGACGCTGTTCCTGCTCCGCTGGGTCGGCCGCTGA
- a CDS encoding twin-arginine translocase subunit TatC, with amino-acid sequence MSSAVDDDTVQAVNAGRETIGAMLSSAQSHLQKVFIVFVVGMMATIWGLRTFVWEFLKSNTTSQLGGTPAEGQVDFIVRTPFDVILLQVKIGLLVGVLLAVPFLLYFSRDALRERGYTSVVPVTRGRVAGFVVLSIGLFVGGVVYAYGVFFPFMFEFLAVNAVRAEIKPSYGIVLYTQFLLLLTVSFGLAAQLPLVMSVLSYAEIVPYETFRDKWRYAVVGIFAFGALFSPPDPFTQIMWAAPLVVLYVVSLGLAKLVTNVRRTGAAPDAVGAGSGRRTVGIGALAVAATFAATVGAIRAGAVGYLNRELLPIVDRTVVDALNGSVLPSLPFGPDAVTTRPLSTPAGLAEQAVVAGEVALVVALLLVLAYTVKVLREPVAPRYDAATGTPDPADIDLGPLDAAGVRAAPPEVFADLTEDEALARAREAMDADRPEKAEAILDRFDEAEAMADDDEAAAAASADGTDGEGGDGGGGEGPGGTATSTAAGMVDAFTEEETTEEDIGGYYYDLSFILQSLTSKMFRIVGLFMVVLAGTFFWLYQGGIGRIREDFLRKMPPEVIGNVQDPVIAMHPVEALIFEVKVSTILAAVAVAPLVVYYAWPAMSERGFVSGDRRVFGVWGLAILGGIVGGSAVGYLFVAPTIISYLVADAYQAGMVISYRLKNFFWLIFLTTAGIGILGNILVTQVMFHLGGIVSFESMYRRWRIVTILIFALAGLLTPSGVLTMLIVAIPVALTYVLGLGILYVITLPSRL; translated from the coding sequence ATGAGTTCGGCCGTCGACGACGACACGGTCCAAGCCGTCAACGCGGGCCGCGAGACGATCGGCGCGATGCTGTCGTCCGCGCAGTCCCACCTCCAGAAGGTGTTCATCGTCTTCGTCGTCGGCATGATGGCGACGATCTGGGGCCTCCGGACGTTCGTCTGGGAGTTCCTGAAGTCAAACACCACCTCGCAGCTCGGCGGCACGCCCGCGGAGGGGCAGGTGGACTTCATCGTCCGGACGCCGTTCGACGTGATACTGCTGCAGGTGAAGATCGGGTTGCTCGTCGGCGTGTTGCTCGCCGTCCCCTTCCTGCTGTACTTCTCCCGGGACGCCCTGCGCGAACGGGGGTACACCTCCGTCGTCCCCGTCACCCGCGGCCGGGTCGCCGGCTTCGTCGTCCTCTCTATCGGCCTGTTCGTCGGCGGCGTCGTGTACGCCTACGGCGTGTTCTTCCCCTTCATGTTCGAGTTCCTCGCGGTCAACGCCGTCCGCGCGGAGATAAAGCCCAGTTACGGGATCGTCCTCTACACGCAGTTCCTCCTGCTGTTGACCGTCTCGTTCGGCCTCGCGGCCCAGCTCCCGCTCGTGATGAGCGTCCTCTCGTACGCTGAGATAGTCCCCTACGAGACGTTCCGCGACAAGTGGCGCTACGCGGTCGTCGGCATCTTCGCGTTCGGCGCGCTGTTCTCGCCGCCCGACCCGTTCACCCAGATCATGTGGGCCGCGCCGCTCGTGGTCCTCTACGTCGTCAGCCTCGGCCTCGCGAAGCTGGTGACGAACGTCCGCCGGACCGGGGCCGCCCCGGACGCCGTCGGGGCGGGGTCGGGACGACGGACCGTTGGCATCGGCGCGCTCGCGGTCGCCGCGACGTTCGCCGCCACGGTCGGCGCGATCCGCGCCGGCGCCGTCGGCTACCTCAACCGCGAACTGCTCCCGATAGTTGACCGAACTGTCGTCGACGCGCTCAACGGCTCGGTCCTCCCGTCGCTGCCGTTCGGCCCCGACGCCGTGACGACGCGGCCGCTGTCGACGCCGGCCGGCCTCGCCGAGCAGGCGGTCGTCGCCGGCGAAGTCGCCCTCGTCGTCGCCCTGCTGCTCGTGCTCGCCTACACGGTCAAGGTGCTCCGGGAGCCCGTCGCACCGCGGTACGACGCCGCGACCGGCACCCCGGACCCCGCCGACATCGACCTCGGGCCGCTCGACGCCGCCGGCGTCCGGGCGGCCCCGCCGGAGGTGTTCGCTGACCTGACCGAGGACGAGGCGCTGGCCCGCGCCCGCGAGGCGATGGACGCCGACCGGCCGGAGAAGGCCGAGGCGATCCTCGACCGCTTCGACGAGGCCGAGGCGATGGCCGACGACGACGAAGCCGCGGCGGCCGCGAGCGCCGACGGCACGGACGGCGAGGGCGGCGACGGCGGTGGCGGGGAGGGACCGGGCGGCACCGCGACCAGCACCGCCGCGGGCATGGTCGACGCCTTCACCGAGGAGGAGACGACCGAGGAGGACATCGGCGGCTACTACTACGACCTCTCCTTTATCCTGCAGAGCCTCACGTCGAAGATGTTCCGCATCGTCGGCCTCTTCATGGTCGTCCTCGCGGGCACGTTCTTCTGGCTCTACCAGGGCGGCATCGGGCGGATCCGGGAGGACTTCCTCCGGAAGATGCCCCCGGAGGTGATCGGCAACGTGCAGGACCCCGTCATCGCCATGCACCCCGTCGAGGCGCTCATCTTCGAGGTGAAGGTGTCGACGATCCTCGCGGCCGTCGCCGTCGCGCCGCTGGTCGTCTACTACGCCTGGCCGGCCATGTCCGAACGCGGGTTCGTCAGCGGCGACCGCCGCGTGTTCGGCGTGTGGGGGCTGGCGATCCTCGGCGGTATCGTCGGCGGGAGCGCCGTCGGCTACCTCTTCGTCGCGCCGACGATCATCTCCTATCTGGTCGCCGACGCCTACCAGGCCGGGATGGTGATCTCCTACCGCCTGAAGAACTTCTTCTGGCTCATCTTCCTCACCACCGCCGGGATCGGCATCCTCGGGAACATCCTCGTCACGCAGGTCATGTTCCACCTCGGGGGGATCGTCTCGTTCGAGTCGATGTACAGGCGCTGGCGGATCGTCACCATCCTGATCTTCGCGCTCGCCGGCCTGCTGACGCCGTCGGGCGTCCTCACGATGCTCATCGTCGCCATCCCGGTGGCGCTGACGTACGTGCTCGGGCTGGGGATCCTCTACGTGATCACGCTGCCGAGCCGGCTCTGA
- a CDS encoding RlmE family RNA methyltransferase, translated as MTGKDHYYNKSKQEGYRSRAAYKLKQLDRLEGLIGPGNTVVDLGAAPGGWMQVAAEMAGEGGTVVGVDRQRIDPLEDPDATVEYVRGDMTDESTREEVVDLVGDADVVVSDLAPNMTGEYGLDHARSVHLARQAFETALELLDSGGDFAVKVFEGQDLDDLREEMEAEFEYVRTTSPDASRDESSEVYLIAKGRLTAPVREGDRLTVEIVDEGSEGDGVAKVEEYTLFVRDGEVGDELEVEVTDVKPRFGFAKRAD; from the coding sequence ATGACGGGGAAGGACCACTACTACAACAAGTCCAAACAGGAGGGGTACCGGAGCCGCGCGGCGTACAAGCTCAAGCAGCTAGACCGGCTGGAGGGGCTGATCGGGCCCGGCAACACGGTCGTCGACCTCGGGGCGGCCCCCGGCGGCTGGATGCAGGTCGCCGCGGAGATGGCCGGCGAGGGCGGCACCGTCGTCGGCGTCGACCGCCAGCGGATCGACCCGCTGGAGGACCCCGACGCGACCGTCGAGTACGTCCGCGGCGACATGACCGACGAGTCGACCCGCGAGGAGGTCGTCGACCTCGTCGGGGACGCGGACGTGGTCGTCTCCGACCTCGCGCCGAACATGACCGGCGAGTACGGCCTCGACCACGCCCGCTCGGTCCACCTCGCGCGGCAGGCGTTCGAGACGGCGCTGGAACTGCTCGACAGCGGCGGCGACTTCGCGGTGAAGGTGTTCGAAGGGCAGGACCTCGACGACCTCCGGGAGGAGATGGAGGCGGAGTTCGAGTACGTCCGCACGACCAGCCCCGACGCCTCCCGCGACGAGTCCTCGGAGGTGTACCTGATCGCCAAGGGGCGGCTGACCGCGCCCGTCCGCGAGGGCGACCGGCTGACCGTCGAGATAGTCGACGAGGGCAGCGAGGGCGACGGCGTCGCCAAGGTCGAGGAGTACACGCTGTTCGTCCGCGACGGCGAGGTCGGCGACGAACTGGAGGTCGAGGTGACCGACGTGAAGCCCCGGTTCGGCTTCGCCAAGCGCGCGGACTGA
- a CDS encoding alpha/beta fold hydrolase, whose amino-acid sequence MPSVTTNGVETHYERTGSGPPVVFIHGLGWDRRSWRPQLAALADEYDLVAYDYRDHGESEGAPGTAYSIGLLAEDLHALVEALSLDSPVLCAHSYGGLIAAEYAVRYPDDVAGIAFADARTAIGESAFERAMFRLQPVLARLESVVGRERYDRFMEFVAERVADAEQGSDEEVPELGCTPSEYAEAVTDGMSLDVEGKFVTAGREYVGASPTDFHVPVLYAYGELTSDVIAGKADRLDRAPTDVRVREVANAGHGLMLEQPEAFTAVLESFLRDVTGDGSPRAAADGD is encoded by the coding sequence ATGCCGTCCGTCACGACCAACGGCGTGGAGACGCACTACGAACGGACCGGTTCGGGACCGCCGGTCGTGTTCATCCACGGGCTCGGCTGGGACCGCCGGTCCTGGCGGCCACAGCTGGCGGCGCTCGCCGACGAGTACGACCTGGTGGCGTACGACTACCGCGACCACGGCGAGAGCGAGGGGGCCCCCGGAACGGCGTACTCGATCGGGCTTCTGGCGGAGGACCTCCACGCGCTCGTTGAGGCGCTGTCGCTGGACAGCCCCGTCCTCTGTGCGCACTCCTACGGCGGGCTGATCGCCGCGGAGTACGCCGTCCGGTACCCGGACGACGTGGCAGGCATCGCGTTCGCCGACGCGCGGACGGCGATCGGGGAGAGCGCGTTCGAGCGAGCGATGTTCCGGCTCCAGCCCGTGCTCGCCCGCCTCGAATCCGTCGTCGGGCGGGAGCGGTACGACCGGTTCATGGAGTTCGTCGCCGAACGCGTCGCCGACGCCGAACAGGGCTCCGACGAGGAGGTACCCGAACTCGGCTGTACCCCGTCCGAGTACGCGGAGGCGGTCACGGACGGGATGTCGCTCGACGTCGAGGGGAAGTTCGTGACCGCCGGCCGCGAGTACGTGGGCGCGAGCCCGACGGACTTCCACGTCCCGGTGCTGTACGCCTACGGCGAACTGACGAGCGACGTCATCGCCGGCAAGGCCGACCGGCTGGACCGGGCCCCGACCGACGTCCGGGTCCGCGAGGTCGCAAACGCGGGCCACGGGCTGATGCTGGAACAGCCGGAGGCGTTCACGGCGGTGCTCGAATCGTTCCTCCGGGACGTGACCGGCGATGGCTCGCCGCGCGCCGCCGCCGACGGCGACTGA
- a CDS encoding DNA polymerase sliding clamp, giving the protein MFKAIVSAETLGTALDSVSVLVDECKIHLDDDGIEIRAVDPANVGMVDLSLSADAFESYEADGGVIGVNLSRLEDIVGMADSDQLVELELDEETRKLHIQIDGLEYTLALIDPDSIRQEPDIPDLDLASEIVIEGADIDRAVTAADMVSDHIALGVDEEKELFYVDAEGDTDDVHLELDREDLIDLQAGPAYSLFSLDYLKDMNKAIAKDAEVTLELGEEFPVKIHFDIAEGNGQVTFMLAPRIQSD; this is encoded by the coding sequence ATGTTCAAGGCGATAGTGAGCGCGGAGACGCTCGGGACCGCGCTCGACTCCGTGAGCGTGTTGGTCGACGAGTGTAAGATCCATCTCGACGACGACGGCATTGAAATCCGGGCGGTCGACCCCGCGAACGTCGGCATGGTCGACCTCTCGCTGTCGGCCGACGCGTTCGAGTCCTACGAGGCCGACGGCGGCGTCATCGGCGTCAACCTCTCGCGGCTGGAGGACATCGTCGGGATGGCCGACTCCGACCAGCTCGTCGAGCTCGAACTCGACGAGGAGACCCGCAAGCTCCACATCCAGATCGACGGGCTAGAGTACACGCTGGCGCTCATCGACCCAGACTCGATCCGGCAGGAGCCGGACATCCCCGACCTCGACCTCGCCTCCGAGATCGTCATCGAGGGCGCGGACATCGACCGGGCGGTCACCGCCGCCGACATGGTGTCGGACCACATCGCGCTGGGCGTCGACGAGGAGAAGGAACTGTTCTACGTCGACGCCGAGGGCGACACCGACGACGTCCACCTCGAACTCGACCGGGAGGACCTCATCGACCTGCAGGCCGGCCCCGCCTACTCGCTGTTCAGCCTCGACTACCTGAAGGACATGAACAAGGCGATCGCCAAGGACGCCGAGGTCACCCTGGAACTGGGCGAGGAGTTCCCCGTCAAGATCCACTTCGACATCGCCGAGGGCAACGGGCAGGTCACGTTCATGCTCGCGCCCCGGATCCAGAGCGACTGA
- a CDS encoding C-terminal binding protein: MEVVVSDTPFVDAELFRDRLDADVTVADTSTEAAVSAAAATADALVVDVNTPATAAVFEACESLRLVARAGTGVDNVDVAAAAEHGVTVTNVPDYSTDEVATHALSLLLACKRRLRPYDAEVRDGEWAWEAGRPLSPVVGSTLGVVSFGAIARRLVELADGFDLDVAVYDPYVDEATVAEYGARRVDFGTLLDESDAVSVHAPLTDETRGMFDADAFERLDDGAVLVNVGRGGIVDEDALYDALTGGDLAAAGLDVLAEEPPDGSPLFDLENVVVTPHAGFYSERSLADLNETLLADVQAVLAGEDPEHVVDPDADWR; this comes from the coding sequence ATGGAAGTCGTCGTAAGCGACACCCCCTTCGTCGACGCCGAACTGTTCCGCGACCGGCTGGACGCCGACGTGACCGTCGCGGACACGAGCACGGAGGCCGCCGTCTCGGCGGCCGCCGCGACCGCCGACGCGCTGGTGGTCGACGTGAACACGCCGGCCACCGCGGCGGTGTTCGAGGCGTGCGAGTCCCTGCGGCTGGTGGCCCGCGCCGGGACGGGCGTCGACAACGTTGACGTGGCGGCCGCCGCCGAGCACGGCGTGACGGTGACGAACGTGCCCGACTACTCCACCGACGAGGTGGCGACCCACGCGCTGTCCCTCCTGCTGGCCTGCAAGCGACGCCTGCGGCCGTACGACGCCGAGGTGCGGGACGGGGAGTGGGCCTGGGAGGCGGGCCGCCCGCTCTCGCCCGTCGTCGGGTCGACGCTCGGCGTCGTCTCCTTCGGCGCGATCGCTCGGCGGCTGGTCGAACTGGCCGACGGGTTCGACCTCGACGTGGCCGTCTACGACCCGTACGTCGACGAGGCGACCGTCGCGGAGTACGGCGCGCGCCGCGTCGACTTCGGCACGCTGCTCGACGAGTCCGACGCCGTCTCGGTCCACGCGCCGCTCACCGACGAGACGCGCGGGATGTTCGACGCCGACGCGTTCGAGCGGCTGGACGACGGCGCGGTGCTGGTCAACGTCGGCCGGGGCGGGATCGTCGACGAGGACGCCCTGTACGACGCGCTGACGGGCGGCGACCTGGCCGCGGCGGGGCTGGACGTGCTCGCCGAGGAGCCGCCGGACGGGTCGCCGCTGTTCGACCTGGAGAACGTCGTCGTGACGCCCCACGCCGGGTTCTACTCGGAGCGGTCGCTGGCGGACCTGAACGAGACGCTGCTCGCGGACGTGCAGGCGGTGCTGGCGGGCGAGGATCCGGAACACGTCGTCGACCCGGACGCTGACTGGCGCTGA
- a CDS encoding DUF7474 family protein, protein MPYFDYPCPDCRTTNNLHETDCRFAGTSWATIEKAYVDIVAALSAEPRPEAALRDAVDGDWGALHAAALSLLRDEFRVFEVGSGDEADAAANRVRGSDGDLALTSPEQRREHLSQPDREPLRTIYREGSVPGCHDNAVFAMIAYYEMVGFSWRETKERVVEWLHDSGTWARGGFEESSPEQLVESKRHVYEEGYGWKEKATAAKRVIDRRG, encoded by the coding sequence GTGCCGTACTTCGACTACCCCTGCCCCGACTGCCGGACCACGAACAACCTCCACGAGACGGACTGCCGGTTCGCGGGCACGTCGTGGGCGACCATCGAGAAGGCGTACGTCGACATCGTCGCGGCGCTGTCGGCCGAGCCGCGACCGGAGGCTGCGCTCCGCGACGCCGTCGACGGTGACTGGGGCGCGCTCCACGCGGCGGCGCTGTCGCTGTTGCGCGACGAGTTCCGCGTCTTCGAGGTCGGGAGCGGCGACGAGGCCGACGCGGCCGCCAACCGCGTCCGCGGGTCGGACGGCGACCTGGCGCTGACCAGCCCGGAACAGCGCCGCGAACACCTCAGCCAGCCCGACCGCGAGCCGCTGCGCACCATCTACCGCGAGGGGTCGGTGCCCGGCTGTCACGACAACGCCGTGTTCGCGATGATCGCCTACTACGAGATGGTCGGCTTCTCCTGGCGCGAAACCAAGGAGCGGGTCGTCGAGTGGCTCCACGACAGCGGCACGTGGGCCCGCGGCGGCTTCGAGGAGTCCTCGCCCGAGCAACTCGTCGAGAGCAAGCGCCACGTGTACGAGGAGGGGTACGGCTGGAAGGAGAAGGCGACGGCGGCGAAACGCGTCATCGACCGCCGGGGGTAG
- a CDS encoding DNA primase large subunit PriL (p41; involved in priming for DNA replication; forms a heterodimer of small and large subunit (Pfup41 and Pfup46); primase from Pyrococcus furiosus uses deoxyribonucleotides as a substrate and can synthesize long DNA strands in vitro which means it may be involved in both de novo primer synthesis and elongation; enzyme from Sulfolobus solfataricus has higher affinity for ribonucleotides and also possesses 3'-terminal nucleotidyl transferase activity; priming is stimulated by thymine-rich synthetic bubbles): MQRFHARYPFLDAAREAVDEAAVDLADLVARDDPAAVERAVGRVEAALSGDTTGEPDLRRPRVELLSYPVARVLVSLVDDPVLTRKYARAEAVTAHRRFTEDFDADELRSASSERMSRDRLLREFDLTATAAGDGYRVPVGDYLTLSGDLPGDRWRLASRALADGGVPVDEEELHLLLRQAVERRVSEGLPLAVPEAIATELADAVEAVEDLLADLELSGDIDAVVPDLFPPCLQRLAERERDGALPEPDRFVLTSFLTAIGMDGSEVAAFCADGDDYRADRIATADGGTEYPPPSCETMAEYGLCVNKDDVCETVPHPLKYYEKRLDAADAAADWRD; the protein is encoded by the coding sequence ATGCAACGCTTCCACGCCCGGTACCCCTTCCTCGACGCCGCCCGCGAGGCGGTCGACGAGGCGGCTGTCGATCTGGCCGACCTCGTCGCCCGGGACGACCCCGCCGCGGTCGAGCGCGCCGTCGGCCGCGTCGAGGCGGCGCTGTCGGGGGACACGACCGGCGAACCCGACCTCCGCCGCCCGCGGGTCGAACTGCTCTCCTACCCCGTCGCGCGCGTCCTCGTCTCGCTCGTCGACGACCCCGTGTTGACCCGCAAGTACGCCCGCGCCGAGGCGGTTACCGCCCACCGCCGGTTCACCGAGGACTTCGACGCGGACGAACTGCGCAGCGCCAGCAGCGAGCGCATGAGCCGCGACCGGTTGCTCCGCGAGTTCGACCTGACGGCGACGGCGGCCGGCGACGGCTACCGCGTCCCGGTCGGCGACTACCTGACGCTGTCCGGCGACCTCCCGGGCGACCGCTGGCGGCTGGCGAGCCGGGCGCTCGCGGACGGCGGCGTCCCCGTCGACGAGGAGGAACTCCACCTCCTGCTCCGGCAGGCCGTCGAGCGCCGGGTGAGCGAGGGGCTACCCCTCGCCGTCCCCGAGGCCATCGCGACCGAACTGGCGGACGCGGTCGAGGCCGTCGAGGACCTGCTCGCGGACCTCGAACTCTCCGGCGATATCGACGCCGTCGTCCCGGACCTGTTCCCGCCCTGCCTCCAGCGTCTCGCGGAGCGCGAGCGCGACGGCGCGCTCCCCGAGCCCGACCGGTTCGTGCTCACGTCGTTCCTGACCGCCATCGGGATGGACGGGAGCGAGGTCGCGGCGTTCTGTGCCGACGGCGACGACTACCGCGCCGACAGGATAGCGACCGCGGACGGCGGGACGGAGTACCCGCCGCCGTCCTGCGAGACGATGGCGGAGTACGGCCTCTGCGTGAACAAGGACGACGTCTGCGAAACGGTGCCACACCCGCTGAAGTACTACGAGAAGCGGCTCGACGCGGCCGACGCGGCGGCGGACTGGCGCGACTAG
- a CDS encoding DUF7472 family protein, translating into MDRQTLTEIVVSVGAVGTMIGAMMFVGSSYTTDGELTTTGGQVLVGVIFLFILLMFAVGFALSKADFESDAEQADPDGANGA; encoded by the coding sequence ATGGACCGACAGACGCTGACCGAGATCGTCGTCTCCGTGGGGGCCGTCGGGACGATGATCGGCGCGATGATGTTCGTCGGGTCGAGCTACACGACGGACGGCGAACTGACGACGACGGGCGGGCAGGTGCTCGTCGGCGTCATCTTCCTGTTCATACTGCTGATGTTCGCGGTCGGCTTCGCGCTCTCGAAGGCCGACTTCGAGTCCGACGCCGAGCAGGCCGACCCGGACGGCGCGAACGGGGCGTAG
- a CDS encoding DUF7350 domain-containing protein: protein MQRRDALRAAGGLAVAGLAGCLDGVLQTRSAGMPPVLDDRPDAVYLPTHVEGMEMVGSAASGDYEFALTYSYAHRFWTVTGNEASKHALTDEDDVHLMATVWDPETRTVLPDTGLSLEIRDDSGNLVSEEVIYAMLSQRMGFHYGANFGLDGDGSYEVTVSVGGMGTRRTRGFEGRFGDPASVTIDWEYSEDDRESISYRELDDAGDQDALAPMAMSFPNAVAPESLPGEALGTAEIGDAIFVATAVDAAPFGGDGTYVALSARTRHNRMLLPEMAVSGSLTRGGDAVYEGEFRRTLDPELGYHYGAVVDGVESGDELTVGIDTPPQTARHEGYETAFFGGSTATLTVE, encoded by the coding sequence ATGCAACGACGCGACGCGCTGCGCGCCGCCGGCGGCCTCGCCGTCGCCGGGCTGGCCGGCTGTCTCGACGGCGTCCTCCAGACGCGGTCGGCCGGGATGCCGCCGGTCCTCGACGACCGCCCGGACGCGGTGTACCTGCCGACCCACGTCGAGGGGATGGAGATGGTCGGGAGCGCCGCCAGCGGCGACTACGAGTTCGCGCTGACCTACAGCTACGCCCACCGGTTCTGGACGGTCACCGGGAACGAGGCGTCGAAACACGCCCTCACCGACGAGGACGACGTACACCTGATGGCGACCGTCTGGGACCCGGAGACGCGCACCGTCCTCCCGGACACCGGCCTCTCGCTGGAGATCCGCGACGATTCCGGGAACCTCGTCTCGGAGGAGGTCATCTACGCCATGCTCTCCCAGCGGATGGGCTTTCACTACGGCGCGAACTTCGGCCTCGACGGCGACGGGAGCTACGAGGTGACGGTGAGCGTCGGCGGGATGGGCACCCGCCGGACTCGCGGGTTCGAGGGGCGCTTCGGCGACCCCGCGAGCGTGACGATCGACTGGGAGTACAGCGAGGACGACCGCGAGTCGATCAGCTACCGCGAACTCGACGACGCCGGCGACCAGGACGCGCTCGCGCCGATGGCGATGTCGTTCCCGAACGCCGTCGCGCCGGAGTCGCTGCCCGGCGAGGCGCTCGGCACCGCCGAAATCGGCGACGCCATCTTCGTCGCGACGGCCGTCGACGCCGCGCCGTTCGGCGGCGACGGCACGTACGTCGCGCTGTCGGCCCGGACGCGCCACAACCGGATGCTCCTCCCGGAGATGGCGGTGTCCGGCTCGCTCACCCGCGGCGGCGACGCCGTGTACGAGGGCGAGTTCCGGCGGACGCTCGACCCCGAACTCGGCTACCACTACGGCGCGGTCGTCGACGGCGTCGAGTCCGGCGACGAACTGACGGTCGGGATCGACACGCCGCCCCAGACCGCCCGCCACGAGGGGTACGAGACGGCCTTCTTCGGCGGCTCGACGGCGACGCTCACCGTCGAGTGA
- a CDS encoding winged helix-turn-helix transcriptional regulator: protein MSEHRARIEDRVAADPGIHFNELVRTLDLAPGQVQHHVRRLLDADRLVRERLYGRTHYYPPNVDERERAALALCRRETARDALAALVVGGPQRPGDLADDLGVARSTLEYHLDRLVERDLVRKERGDGGRVTLVLVDPERTVRLLDAVEPTVSERLVDRFTRLVDDLLPE from the coding sequence ATGAGCGAGCACCGCGCGCGCATCGAGGACCGCGTCGCGGCGGACCCGGGGATCCACTTCAACGAACTCGTCCGGACGCTCGACCTCGCCCCCGGGCAGGTCCAGCACCACGTGCGGCGGCTGCTCGACGCGGACCGCCTCGTCCGCGAGCGCCTCTACGGCCGCACCCACTACTACCCGCCGAACGTCGACGAGCGGGAGCGCGCCGCGCTGGCGCTGTGCCGGCGCGAGACGGCGCGGGACGCGCTCGCGGCGCTCGTCGTTGGCGGCCCCCAGCGCCCGGGCGACCTGGCCGACGACCTCGGCGTCGCGCGGAGCACGCTGGAGTACCACCTCGACCGCCTCGTCGAGCGCGACCTCGTCCGCAAGGAGCGCGGCGACGGGGGGCGGGTGACGCTGGTGCTCGTCGACCCCGAACGCACCGTCCGCCTGCTGGACGCCGTCGAGCCGACGGTCTCCGAGCGCCTCGTCGACCGGTTCACCCGCCTTGTCGACGACCTGCTCCCGGAGTGA